A window of Chryseobacterium shandongense genomic DNA:
TTAAATTATGGGGAAGTTTTAAAAAAAGTTTAATTGATAATGATATCTTGATATCGTATGAAGATGGTGATGCGTATTTTGAAAAAGTTTTTGAGGTAACGGGACTTAAGGGATATATTGTGGAATATAGTTTCGAACTATTATTTATTCTTTTTATAATATTTGTTATAACATATCATTTTGGATTAAGACATGCAATTAGAAATATTACTGAAACGCCTGCTGAGCAATCTAATTGATATTATTTTATTTTTATCAATTTATCTTTTGCTAGTTTATATATCTGGGCTAATTAGAACACAATCTAATTTAATCTACATAACATTTGTTACTTTCTTACTTTATTTTGTAGTTCCAATATTGACTATTGATAACAGTATTGGAAAAGCTATTGTTAATATTAGTTGGTATAATAGTAGTTACAAAAAGCATCTTTTATTATTCAAGTATATTTTTTATTTCTTATTTTTCATACCAAATTTTTCTTTAATTTCAGCTTTAACAAATTTTCCTTTTTTAATTAATTTTGGATATGATAAAATTTTATCTATACAATTAGCTGTAAGCCTAATCTTGATTGATCTGATTATGTTCTTAAGTAGTTGCGGCAGATATCATGCTATTGATTATATCTTAGATATTAAAATTAATGGTATGCATTATAATAAGTTACCTTTAGTCTCCTTATCTTATTTCTTATCTTTTTTAGGATGCTTTTTAACGTTAAATTTTACTTGTCATAGATATAATTTTGATTTTCAAAATCTTAATAGATCCCTTTCAAAAGAAATTTATTGGGAGCATTATTCTGAAGATTTATATCATGGTAATAAGCCTATGATTGTTAAAAAGAAATCAGATGAGGTCTTTACACCGTCAGAAATTTTAAGTTTTTTATTTCATAAAGAATATAATCAAAAAATAATTTACTTGATTTTACCTGAAAAAGTTTTTAATTCCGCTGATGATAGAAAAAAAATATGTTATAATCTTATTGATGAATCTATTACTAATGATATTTTTAAAAGTTATAAACCTATTCAAACTAAAATTGTTTTGACGACAATAAAGGAGGGGAACTTTTTTGAATATTACAATTACAGTTATACATATTTTTTTGACAGAAATCTTTCAGAGCTAGGAGTTTATGGTGGAATTATCGGCGATTCTTTAACCCCGGAAAAGTACTTTAATTTTGTTAAAAAAGTAATAGGTAAAAAAGGTTTTCCGACCACGGATAAAAAAACTAAATACTATGATTTGAAGGCTAGCCTTTCGAAGGATAATTATAATATTTTTATAGAAAATGAAAAACTATCTTTTAAGCTGATTAGATTTGAAGATGTAGAAAAAAAAGCAAATTTTCAATTAAATTTTCCTCCACAAAGTGTAATTTATAGATCACACTATTTTAATTTGACAGATGGAAATTTCCAAGTTGATGATAATTTGTATTATCTTAAATTTGCTAGAGATAGTATTTCAAGTAATAATTTATGATATTAATGTTACACGGTGGTTTAAATAGGAATAATTATTTAAAAAAATGATCAATAATTTCTTAATATATTTCTTTTAAAGCCCAGCCATTTCAAAGAATTTAGACAATTTAATATTTTGGGCTTCACAAATTCTCATGATGGTAAGTAGACTGATCTGATAATTTTCGTCTTCCCGGATTCTTCTTACTGTCTTTTCGTCAATATTATTTTCATTAGCAAACTGGCTGTTATTGTTCATAGGAATAACCCATTTATCCCTTATAAATTCAACGATCTTTCTATTTGCAATTTCCATAGAAACAAATAAAAGCGTAATTCTGTAAAACAATTCGGACTGAAATCCGAATTGTAGCGATTTTTTATTACATTTGCAAAGCACGTTACCAAATACCCAAAGAAAAAACACAAAACCTCCCATGAAAAAAAACATATCCTTTGAATCCCGTTTCTGGTCCGGCCGGAACAAACATTCCGCACTTTCGCTGATGGACGTCTTTTTCCAGTTTCATGATCTTGTCACCGCCAAAGAACAGGTCAACCGTATCATGCAATACGCCGCACAAAAGAAAACCCGGATTCCGGAAGATCCTTCCGTTGTCTTTCACTTTCATCAGTCGCTGCGATCATTTATTCGGGCAGGGTGGTGTCTTAGAAAGAAGCGTGGAAAATGGCTGGTTCATTTCTTTCCGGAACCAGGCAATCCGCTGCTGCAGGGTTCGCTGTCGGAAAAGGAATACCGCGATCCGGCAAGGGTTTTCAGAAAAGCCTTTCAGGAATATTCTCTTGAGCAGTTCGAGGAGTTCATTTCGGAAGTCGTGTATTTTTCGCTCGGAACGTTCAACAATGTACCGGAGCGCAATATGGTAGGTCCCTATCTGCACCTCATTAAAATGCTGGATGCAGCCTGGCTTATCCTGGAACTGGAAAACTGCAAAAAGAAAAATCCCATCTCGCGCAGTACAAGCCCTGATCAATAAAGAACAACTTATAATAAATACCACAAAAAGACTTTTTATAAATAAACCTGGCCGTTTAAAAATTTTTTGGTACGCTATTCTATGTCATTACCGGTATATAATTATGTTTAAGAATCAATGACTGAAAAGCAACTGAAAATCCGGCAGCAGGCATTTGCATTAACTGTATGCACTGTTGTATTCATGACTGTTTACAACCTTTGTACCTGGTATGCCACTTCTTTAGAAGATCTTCCGTCGCTCACTTTTGGCTTCGAGAGATCAATTCCATTCGTACCGTTATCGATCATTCCATATATGTCAAGCGGATTTTTTTTCTGCCTCGTATTTTTTTCATGTACCAATAAATATCAGTTAAAAATATTAACATGGAGAATGCTTTTTGTAACCATCATTGCCGGAATATTTTTCATGGCTGTTCCTTTACAATTTTCATTAACAAAACCTGAAGTATCAAACAGTATCCTGAAGCTTCCTTTTTCTTTTTTACAAACTTTTGATTCGCCTTTTAACCAATCGCCATCGCTGCATATTGCTTTTGCGTTTGTCTTCTGGTCGGTATTTAAAGATCTTACAAAGTGGCGGCTTTTGGTAATGATCTGCCTTATTCTTCTGGGAATTTCAACATTAACCACGTATCAGCATCACACGATTGATATTCTAACGGGATCTATTCTGGCTCATGTCAGCTTTATTATCATCCCATACCGTAAAAACGACCCGCAGTACCGGAATTTCCGGGTGGCCAATTATTATTTTCTATCGGGATTGGTCTGCATTTTAGCAGCATTATTGTTTCATGAATACGTTGCAGTTGAGGGATTGCTTCTTCTTTTACCGGCATCAGTAACGATAATGATTGGGTATTATCTCCGGAAAAATACTGATTTTGTATCCCCATTTTTGGTCAATGTAAATTCCAACATTCGTCAATCCGGGAAAAACTAAAGGCAGCCGTTTCTGCTATAAGATAGAAATATCTTCACTGCATGAAAACTAAACTAAAAAAG
This region includes:
- a CDS encoding RDD family protein, with translation MQLEILLKRLLSNLIDIILFLSIYLLLVYISGLIRTQSNLIYITFVTFLLYFVVPILTIDNSIGKAIVNISWYNSSYKKHLLLFKYIFYFLFFIPNFSLISALTNFPFLINFGYDKILSIQLAVSLILIDLIMFLSSCGRYHAIDYILDIKINGMHYNKLPLVSLSYFLSFLGCFLTLNFTCHRYNFDFQNLNRSLSKEIYWEHYSEDLYHGNKPMIVKKKSDEVFTPSEILSFLFHKEYNQKIIYLILPEKVFNSADDRKKICYNLIDESITNDIFKSYKPIQTKIVLTTIKEGNFFEYYNYSYTYFFDRNLSELGVYGGIIGDSLTPEKYFNFVKKVIGKKGFPTTDKKTKYYDLKASLSKDNYNIFIENEKLSFKLIRFEDVEKKANFQLNFPPQSVIYRSHYFNLTDGNFQVDDNLYYLKFARDSISSNNL
- a CDS encoding helix-turn-helix domain-containing protein; amino-acid sequence: MEIANRKIVEFIRDKWVIPMNNNSQFANENNIDEKTVRRIREDENYQISLLTIMRICEAQNIKLSKFFEMAGL
- a CDS encoding phosphatase PAP2 family protein — its product is MTEKQLKIRQQAFALTVCTVVFMTVYNLCTWYATSLEDLPSLTFGFERSIPFVPLSIIPYMSSGFFFCLVFFSCTNKYQLKILTWRMLFVTIIAGIFFMAVPLQFSLTKPEVSNSILKLPFSFLQTFDSPFNQSPSLHIAFAFVFWSVFKDLTKWRLLVMICLILLGISTLTTYQHHTIDILTGSILAHVSFIIIPYRKNDPQYRNFRVANYYFLSGLVCILAALLFHEYVAVEGLLLLLPASVTIMIGYYLRKNTDFVSPFLVNVNSNIRQSGKN